In Micropterus dolomieu isolate WLL.071019.BEF.003 ecotype Adirondacks unplaced genomic scaffold, ASM2129224v1 contig_13468, whole genome shotgun sequence, a genomic segment contains:
- the xbp1 gene encoding X-box-binding protein 1 encodes MVVVAAGTGGAHKVLLITGKQTGSSSGSQAGFSRPISVVLPSSASQASSDSDSNSSAGPPIRKRQRLTHLSPEEKALRRKLKNRVAAQTARDRKKAKMGELEQQVLELELENQKLYIENRVLREKTVGLLTENEELRQRLGLDTLDTKETVQGLLSTGNEAGLGIGSSESAALRLRVPPQQVQAQQSLNLKTSQWIQTVLTLQTMSLICYWAFWTSLTQSCSSSLVNRSARSRRCSWSEGGTQYLPPHLRLWGPHQLSWRPLMN; translated from the exons ATGGTGGTGGTAGCAGCAGGGACCGGGGGAGCCCACAAAGTGCTCCTGATTACCGGGAAACAGACCGGCTCCTCCAGCGGCTCACAGGCAGGCTTCAGCCGGCCCATCTCTGTCGTTTTACCGTCATCGGCCAGCCAGGCGTCGTCGGATTCAGACTCCAACTCTTCCGCGGGGCCACCCATACGAAAACGACAGAGGCTCACACACTTGAGTCCGGAAGAGAAAGCTCTTCGCAG gaAACTCAAGAATAGAGTCGCAGCTCAAACCGCCAGAGACCGGAAAAAGGCCAAAATGGGGGAGCTGGAACAGCAAGTCCTAGAGTTGGAGCTGGAG AATCAGAAACTATACATTGAAAACAGGGTGCTTCGGGAAAAGACAGTTGGCCTCCTGACAGAAAATGAGGAACTAAGACAGAGACTTGGGTTGGACACCCTCGACACGAAAGAGACG GTTCAGGGTCTGTTGTCCACTGGGAATGAAGCAGGTTTGGGGATCGGGTCTTCTGAGTCCGCAGCACTCAGGCTACGTGTGCCTCCGCAGCAGGTGCAGGCCCAGCAGTCCCTAAATCTGAAGACCTCTCAATGGATACAGACAGTCCTGACACTACAGACAATGAG TCTGATTTGCTACTGGGCATTCTGGACATCCTTGACCCAGAGCTGTTCCTCAAGTCTTGTGAACAGGAGTGCCAGGAGCCGCAGGTGCAGCTGGTCAGAGGGGGGAACCCAGTACCTTCCACCACACCTGCGACTCTGGGGACCCCATCAGTTAAGCTGGAGGCCCTTAATGAACTGA